AGAGCAGGTACCGCCGCCCGTCGGTGTCGACGAAGCTGGACGCGTCGATGTCGCCCGCCTCGCCGGTGTTGCAGACCAGCGGTCCGGTGCCCACCGGCGAGAACGGCCCGAGCGGGCTGCCGGACAGCGCCGCGCCGATGCACTGCCGCCCGGCCGACCGGCTGCGCGCGGTGTAGTAGAGCAGGTACTGCCCGTCCGCCCGCCGCGATACGTCGGGCGCCCAGGTGAGCCCGCCGCTGGCCCACGCGCCGAGCGCGGGCAGCGCGTCACCCCGCACGGTCCAGGGCCCGCCGGCCGCGGCCGCCGTCGCGACCGGCACGTTGCCGCCGCTGTTCGTCGCGTAGGCGTACCAGGTGCTGCCGAACCGCGACACGTCCGGGTCGGGGAAGTCCCGGTTGACGACGAGCGCCGGCCGGGTGGTGACGGCGTGCGCGGGCGCCGCCGGAAGCACCGCGACGAGCAGGAGCGCTGAAGCCACCGCGATCAGGCGCCGCATCGCACACCGCCTCCAGAGCATCGACTGATGCCGATACTCTAAACCTTCTTTCCAGAATTGTCCCGGCCCGGTCCGGCGGGCCGGATCAGGCCGGATCAGCTCAGGCGGGTGCCCCGAGGTCGTCCAGGGCCTTGGCCGCGCCGCGGTGCAGCGTCACCGGCGTGGTCTGGCGGGCCTTGTCGAGGCCGATCTCCTTCGCGGCCGCGTTGGCCTGTGCCAGCTGCGGCTGGCGCTCGAAGAGGGCCTTGGTGAGGGCGCACACCACGTTCGGGTCGGTGTCCTGCTTCACCAGCAGCAGGTTCGGCACCACGATGGTCTTGGCGTCCGCGGTCATCCCGTAGGTGGCGGCCGGGATCACGTTCTCCTCGTAGACCGGGTTGACCTCCTTCATCTTCGGCAGCAGCGGCGTGATGTCGATGAACCGCACCTGGTCCTTCGCGGTGGTGAAGAGGTCGGTGATGCCGGGCGTGGGCAGGCCGCCGGACCAGAACATCGCGTCGATCGAGCCGTCCTTCATGCCGTCGACGGTCTTGGTGAGGTCCAGGCGCTGGGCGGACACGTCCTTGGCCGGGTCGAGGCCGGCGGCGGTGAGCAGGCGGTTGGCGATCACCTCGGTGCCCGACCGGGGCGAGCCGGTCGAGACCCGCTTGCCCTTCATCTGCTCCACGGTGGTGATGCCGGCGTCCGTGCGGACGACGACCTGGGTGTAGTTGGTGTAGATGCGGGACAGCGCCTGCACCGGCTGGGGCGCCTCGAAGCTCCCCTTGCCCTGCACCGCGTCGGCCGCGGTGTCCGCGAGCGAGAAGGCGACCTGGTACGTGCCGGCCACCAGCTGCTGGATGTTCTGTACCGAGGCGCCGGTCTCGGCCGCGGTGGCCTTGACCTTGCCGCCGGTGGCCTCGGAGATCTGCTCCGCGTAGGCGTTGCCGAGCGCGAAGTACACGCCGGTGGCGTTGCCGGTCGCGATGCCGACCCGCACGTCGCCGGCCACCTCGCAGGTGACGTCGCCACCCGCGTCGGTACCGGCGGCGTCCTGCCGCCCGCCGCAACCGGCCAGCCCGGCCGCGCTCAGCCCGAGCGCGAGGACGGCGGCGAAAGTGCGAGTTCTCATGTGGACTCCTTCCCCAGGGGTGTTCGGCGGCGCACGGCCACCGCGGCCAGTGCCGCTGCGAGCAGCACGCAGCCCGCCGTGATGGTGACCGGGTGCAGGTAGAGCAACAGCAGGCCGGCGGCCGCGGTGACGATCCGTTCGGGTGTACCGGCCGCGCCGAGGCCGAGCACCCACCCGCCGGTGGCCACCGCGAGCGCGGCGACCGCCAGGCAGGCCACCGCCGACGTCCAGACCACTCCCCAGACCGGGCCGCGGCCGAGCAGGTACTCGCCGGGGCCGGTGAGCACGAACGTGACCGGCACCAGGAACGCGGGCAGCGCGTACTTCAGCGCCTGCCACATCGTCGGCACCGGCCGGCCGCCGGTGACCGCGGAGGCGCCGACCGCGGCCAGCGCCGTCGGCGGCGTCACCTCAGAGAGCACCGAGTAGTAGAAGACGAACATCGCGGCGGCGGGGCCGGGCACGCCGAGCGTGAGCAGCGCCGGGCCGATGATCACCCAGCCGATGATGAACGAGGCCGTGACCGGCACCGCGAGGCCGAGCAGCGAGAGCGCGACCGCGGCGAACACCACGGTCAGCGCGAGCACGGCGGTGCGGCCGTCGGCCAGCGACTCGGCGGTGCGCACCAGCAGCGACGCGACCTGGGCGCCGAGGCCGGTCTTCGTCGTGATCGCGGTGATGATGCCGGCCGCCGCGCACACGGCCGCCACCGGCAGGACGCCGCGCACCCCGGCGGAGAGCGCCTCGAAGAGGCGGCGCGGGGTGAGGCGGCCGCGCCGGTCCAGGAAGGACAGCAGGAAGGCGAGGGCGGTCGCGTACACGACGGCCTTCGTCGCGCTCACGCCGAGGGCGAGCAGCACGACGATCGCGACCAGCGAGGAGAAGTGGTACCCGAACCGGGCCAGCAGCCGCCACGGCGAGCCGACGTGCAGCTCCACCGGCTTGACCCGGAAGCGGCGGGCGTCGATCTCGACGGCGAGCAGGATGCCGAGGTAGTACAGGACCGTGGGGATCATCGCCCACCCGAGCACGGTCAGGTAGGAGACCCTCAGGTACTCCGCGACGATGAACGCGGCCGCGCCCAGCGTCGGCGGCGACAGGATCGCACCCACCCCGGCCGCCGCGAGCATGCCGCCGGCCTGCTCGGCGGGGTAGCCGGCCCGGCGCAGGATCGGCCAGGTGACCGCGCCGACGCTGACCGCGGTGGCGGTGCCGGATCCGGAGACCGTGCCGAGCAGGAAGCCGGACGCGACCGCCGTGCGCCCGGCGGCGCTGCGGGAGCGGCGGAACGCCGCGACCGAGAGGTCCACGAAGAAGCGGCCGGCGCCGGAGAGGTCGAGCACGGCGCCGTAGACGGTGAACAGCACGACGTACGAGGCGGCGACGTCCAGCGGGGTGCCGTAGAAGCCGCTGCCGGAGTTGTAGAGCGCGTCGACGATCTGGCTGAAGTCGAGGCCGGCGTGCGCGATCGACCAGCTCTGCGGCAGCAGGCCGCCGTAGTAGCCGTACCCGAGGAAGATCAGGCAGACCGCGGGCAGCACCCACCCGGTGGTCCGCCGGCAGGCCTCCAGCACCAGCAGGAGAAGGACGCCGCCCATCGCGACGTCCGCGGGGGCGAGCAGGCCCTGGCGGTCCAGGAAGGCGTTGTACCCGCCGCCCGCCTCGCCCACCGCGAACGGCAGGAGGGGGTACAGGCAGACGGCGAGCGTGACCGCCGCCAGCACCCAGTCCAGCGGCCCGGGCAGGTCGCGCTCGCGCGCGGCGGCCGGCGCGCGGCGCAGCCGGGCGGGGACCGGGAGTCCGGCCCGGTAGCCGAGGAAGACCAGCGGGAGCACGCCGGCCAGGAAGATGATCAGGTAGTACTGGCTGCCCTGGGCGAGCGGCCGGAACACCTGCCACAGCACGAGCACCGCCACCGCGAACGCGACGACCGCCACGCCCCGCTCCACCGGCCCGGTGAGCCGCCGCGCGGGGCGCTCCTCGTCGTCGTAGACCACGAGCGGCTCGCCGGGCGGAGGCCCCGGCGCGTCCCGCGGCGGGTCGGGCGCGGCGCCCGGTCCGCGGCCCGGCTCGTCTTCCACAGTGGACACCGGCGGCTCGCCTGAGCGGGGTGCCCCGTCCCGCCTTTCGGACATAGCCGGACCATACTACGGATACATCGAGGTATCGCGCTTTCTAGATCGATTACGCGCCGAGCGGTCGCTCCGGCGCGCCTTCCGGGGGTGTCCCCGGCGACCCGGTTCACCCGGAGGTGGGACCCTCGGCAAGCAGGAAGCGGCGCAGCGCCGGTGCCACCACCGACGGGTCGGCGACGTGCCCCTGCCGGGCGAACGTCGCGCGCACCGCGTCCGGCAGCAGGCCGGCGAGGGCGTCGGCCGCGTACTCGAAGAACTCGTTGCCGCCGCCGGTGGCCACCAGCGCCGGCCGGGTGACGGCGGCGAGGCGGGCGGCCGGCGGCGGCCCGTAGAGCGCGGCGTCGTACGCGAGCGTGGGCGCCAGCTCCTCCAGCCCCGCCCAGTAGGGCGATTGGCGCGCCCCCTCGATCTCCGTGTCGGACGAACCGGCCAGCCGCATGAACAGCTCCAGCGCACCGTCCCGCCGCCCCGCCGCGAGGGCCTCGGCGAGCCGCTCCCGGTACTCGTCGTAGCGGCCGCCCGCGTCCGGCGACGGGTCGTAGGGCACCTCGTAGAGCGCCAGCCGCGCGACCGGCACCCCGGCGGCGGCCGCCTCGAGCGCGAACATCCCGCCGGACGAGACCCCGTACAGGTGGACGGGCTCCCCGGCCTCGGCGGCGAGCGCCGCCAGGTCCTCGACCTCGCGCTCGACCGCGTACGGCGGCGTGTCGCCGCTGCCGCCCCGCCCGCGCCGGGCGTAGTTGTAGACGGTGAAGTGCGCGGCCAGGGCGGGCACGAGCGGCGCGTTCTCGGAGCCGTCGTCGAGCGCGCCACCCACCAGGACGAGTGCCGGCCCGCTGCCCTCGCGCGTGTACGCGATCGGCGTACCGTCCCGCGACACCACCCTCATCGCCGCCCCTCGGCCCGATCCGTCCAAGCGGCGCCAGACTACCGCCTCAGCCCGCGCCGCCCGGCGTCCGGCGGCCCAGCGCGGCGAGGCCCACCAGGTCGTCCGGCTCGGCGTCGGGCACGTCGTCGTCGAAGCGGGCCAGCACCGGCACCCGCAGCGAGACCGCGACGAGCGCGGCGATCGCCAGGCCGCAGAGCAGGTACAGCAGCCCGGTGCCGCGGCCGGCGCCCGTGCCGATCACCGCGCCGAGCGAGCCGGCGAGCGGACCGTCCGCGTCGACCAGCGGCTGCAACGCCGCGCTGGCCAGGGGTGCGAGCAGGTACCCGAGGGACAGCACCGAGAGCGCGACCATCTGGTTGAGCGCGATCACCCGCGCGTGGAAGCGCTGCGGCACCTTGGTGTGGATGATCGTGATCCACGCGCCGTTCACCAGCACGAGCGCGAACGACAGGCCGAACGTGCCGGCCGCGATCAGCGCGACCGACGGCCGCAGGCCGGTCACCGCGGCACCCGCCGCGATCCCGGCGGCCGCCCAGAGCAGCCCGCGCATCCGGTGCCGCTTGGGCCCGCCCCACAGCGCCATCACCAGGCCGCCGGCGACCGCGCCGGCCGCCGACACCATCGCCACGCGGCCCGCGTCGGCCAGCGAGCCCACCGCCAGCACGAGCGGGGACACCAGCACGAGTACCGCGGCGAGCGGCGCGTTGAGCCCGACGAAGAACAGCAGCATCGCGCGCAGGCCGGGGCGGCGGAAGAAGTAGTGGAACCCGCCCCGGATCTCGGCGAGCACGCTCTCCCGCCGCCGCCACGCCATCGTGCGCGGGAAGCGGACGGCGAGCAGCACGGCCACGCAGACCGCGTAGCTGGCCACGTCGAGCAGCAGGATGCCGAGCATGCCCAGCGAGTGCAGCAGCGCCACCGCGACAAGCGGTACGAGGAACTGCGCCGCGCCGGTCGCCAGCTGCACCACCCCGTTGGCGTGGCCGAGGTAGTGCTTGGGGACGAGCTGCGGCACGGCGGAGGTGTACGCGAGGCGCTGCAGGGTGAGCGCGACCGACAGCGCGGCCAGCAGTCCATAGAGGACGGCCGGGCCGAGCGCGCCGGTGGCCAGCAGCACCGCGAGCGCCGCCTGGATGAGCCCGGCGAGGACGCTCGCGCCGATCAGCGCGCGGCGGCGGTCGCTGCGGTCCACCAGTGCCCCGGCGACCGGCGCGACGAGGATGCCGGGCAGCACGCCGGCCACCGCGAAGAGCGCGAAGCGCAGCAGCGAGCCGGTCTCCAGGTACGCCCACAGGGGCAGCGCGAACTCGGTCAGCGCGGTGCCCGTCATGGACACGAGCTGGCCGGCCGCGACCGCGAGGAAGCGCCCCATGCTCGGCCGCGGCCCGCGGGGCGGCTCGGGCGGGCCGTCGGGCGGGGGCGGCACCGGGCCGGTGACGATGCCGGCCAGCTCGGCCGCCCGGTACTTGAGGAAGTAGTGCCCGGCCTCGTCCAGCACGACGAGCCCGGTGCGCGGGGACAGGAAGCCCCACTCGCGGAACCGCTCCTGGTGGTAGTCGGTGCCCGGGTCCTTCTCGCCGACCACCGAGACGATCGGCGCGCGCAGCGGCGTGACCCGCTCGCCGAGCAGCCGGGTGAAGTACGCCTCGGCCTCCTCGGCGTCGCGCCGCATCGCGCGGATCAGGTGCCGG
This genomic stretch from Phytohabitans houttuyneae harbors:
- a CDS encoding alpha/beta fold hydrolase, whose amino-acid sequence is MRVVSRDGTPIAYTREGSGPALVLVGGALDDGSENAPLVPALAAHFTVYNYARRGRGGSGDTPPYAVEREVEDLAALAAEAGEPVHLYGVSSGGMFALEAAAAGVPVARLALYEVPYDPSPDAGGRYDEYRERLAEALAAGRRDGALELFMRLAGSSDTEIEGARQSPYWAGLEELAPTLAYDAALYGPPPAARLAAVTRPALVATGGGNEFFEYAADALAGLLPDAVRATFARQGHVADPSVVAPALRRFLLAEGPTSG
- a CDS encoding TAXI family TRAP transporter solute-binding subunit yields the protein MRTRTFAAVLALGLSAAGLAGCGGRQDAAGTDAGGDVTCEVAGDVRVGIATGNATGVYFALGNAYAEQISEATGGKVKATAAETGASVQNIQQLVAGTYQVAFSLADTAADAVQGKGSFEAPQPVQALSRIYTNYTQVVVRTDAGITTVEQMKGKRVSTGSPRSGTEVIANRLLTAAGLDPAKDVSAQRLDLTKTVDGMKDGSIDAMFWSGGLPTPGITDLFTTAKDQVRFIDITPLLPKMKEVNPVYEENVIPAATYGMTADAKTIVVPNLLLVKQDTDPNVVCALTKALFERQPQLAQANAAAKEIGLDKARQTTPVTLHRGAAKALDDLGAPA
- a CDS encoding TRAP transporter permease — protein: MSERRDGAPRSGEPPVSTVEDEPGRGPGAAPDPPRDAPGPPPGEPLVVYDDEERPARRLTGPVERGVAVVAFAVAVLVLWQVFRPLAQGSQYYLIIFLAGVLPLVFLGYRAGLPVPARLRRAPAAARERDLPGPLDWVLAAVTLAVCLYPLLPFAVGEAGGGYNAFLDRQGLLAPADVAMGGVLLLLVLEACRRTTGWVLPAVCLIFLGYGYYGGLLPQSWSIAHAGLDFSQIVDALYNSGSGFYGTPLDVAASYVVLFTVYGAVLDLSGAGRFFVDLSVAAFRRSRSAAGRTAVASGFLLGTVSGSGTATAVSVGAVTWPILRRAGYPAEQAGGMLAAAGVGAILSPPTLGAAAFIVAEYLRVSYLTVLGWAMIPTVLYYLGILLAVEIDARRFRVKPVELHVGSPWRLLARFGYHFSSLVAIVVLLALGVSATKAVVYATALAFLLSFLDRRGRLTPRRLFEALSAGVRGVLPVAAVCAAAGIITAITTKTGLGAQVASLLVRTAESLADGRTAVLALTVVFAAVALSLLGLAVPVTASFIIGWVIIGPALLTLGVPGPAAAMFVFYYSVLSEVTPPTALAAVGASAVTGGRPVPTMWQALKYALPAFLVPVTFVLTGPGEYLLGRGPVWGVVWTSAVACLAVAALAVATGGWVLGLGAAGTPERIVTAAAGLLLLYLHPVTITAGCVLLAAALAAVAVRRRTPLGKEST